In one window of Hevea brasiliensis isolate MT/VB/25A 57/8 chromosome 10, ASM3005281v1, whole genome shotgun sequence DNA:
- the LOC131169546 gene encoding germin-like protein subfamily 1 member 13, producing the protein MKGVHFLVAFVLLALSSSFASAFDPSPLQDFCVAINDPKHGLFVNGKFCRDPMLATANDFSFSGLNIPGNTSNKVGSNVTLVNVDKIPGLNTLGISLARIDFAPYGGLNPPHTHPRATEILVVLEGTLYVGFVTSNPNRLITKVLNAGDVFVFPIGLIHFQFNIGQTNAVAISGLSSQNPGVITIANAVFGSNPPINPDVLTKAFQVDKNVVNYLQKQFWVNNH; encoded by the exons ATGAAAGGTGTTCATTTCCTTGTAGCTTTTGTCCTTCTGGCTTTGTCTTCCTCTTTTGCCTCTGCCTTCGACCCTAGTCCTCTTCAAGACTTTTGTGTTGCAATCAATGACCCCAAGCATGGTC TGTTCGTGAATGGGAAATTCTGCAGGGACCCAATGCTTGCAACAGCAAATGATTTCTCTTTTTCAGGCCTCAACATTCCAGGAAACACAtcgaacaaagttggatcaaatgtAACTCTAGTAAATGTTGACAAAATACCAGGACTTAACACTCTTGGTATATCATTAGCTCGTATTGATTTTGCACCATATGGGGGTCTTAATCCTCCCCATACTCATCCTCGTGCAACAGAGATCTTAGTAGTTTTGGAAGGTACTCTCTACGTGGGTTTCGTCACATCAAATCCCAATCGCCTCATTACCAAAGTTCTAAATGCAGGAGATGTTTTTgtatttccaattggtctcatccaCTTTCAGTTCAATATTGGACAAACTAATGCAGTTGCTATTTCTGGATTGAGCAGCCAAAATCCAGGAGTTATTACAATTGCAAATGCAGTATTTGGATCAAATCCACCTATCAACCCTGATGTTCTGACCAAGGCATTTCAAGTGGACAAGAATGTGGTGAACTATCTTCAGAAACAGTTCTGGGTCAACAACCATTAA